The nucleotide sequence GCTGTCGCTCGACGGCGCGCACGCCGCGACCCCGCTTGATTCATTCTTCGCGCTGCATCCGTCGATGACGGAATTCGCGCGGATGTATAAGGACAAGAAAGCTGCCGTCGTTCACGCGGTGGCGACGCCATATCGCGAGCGCTCGCATTTCGACGGGCAGGACGTGCTGGAAAGTGGCTTCGGTGGACCGGGCCGCGTACAGAGCGGCTGGCTCAATCGCGCGCTGGAAGCGATGCCGCGCGGTGAGCGGGTGATGAGCGGGCTCGCGGTCGGCCCGACCACGCCGCTGGTGTTGCGGGGCGCCGCGCCGACGGTCGGCTGGGCGCCGCCCTATATTCCGCAAGCGGCTGACGACACTGCGATGCGCCTCGTCAATCTCTACAATCATCGCGATCCCGCGCTGGCCGCGGCGCTGTCGCAGGGTCTGCAGATCGACAGGATTGCGGCGCGCGACGACAGCATGAAACCGAAACGCGGCATGAACGGCGCGGCTGCGATGCGGCTCGCGGCCAAGGGCGCGGCGCGGTTGATGGCGGCGGATGACGGGCCGCGCATCGCGGCCTTGGCGTTCGACGGCTGGGACACCCACGCCAATGAAGGCGGATCCGTCGGTCGTCTGGCACAATTGCTGTCCGGCCTCGACGGCGCGCTGGCAGAATTCGAGAGCGGCCTCGGCGAGCGCTGGCGCGATACGGTGATCGTGGTCGTTACCGAGTTCGGCCGCACCGCGCGCATCAATGGCACCGAGGGCACCGACCACGGCACTGGCACGGTGGCGCTGCTTGCAGGTGGCGCGGTCAATGGTGGGCGTGTGATTTCGGATTGGCCGGGACTGAAGGTCGCGAACCTTTATGAAGGCCGCGACCTCAAGCCGACCGCCGATCTGCGCGGTGTCATCAAGGGCGTGCTGCGCGATCACCTCGGCCTCGGAGAGCGCGTGCTGGCGGAGACTGTATTCCCCGACAGCGGTGCCGTGAAAGCGATGCAGGGGCTGGTTGTTTAGTTACCGGCCAACGATCTTGTTTTCATCCCTCCCCCTTGTGGGGAGGGTCGACCGGCGTTAGCCGGTCGGGGTGGGGGCGTTGCACAAAATACCGCGTCGTCCCCGCGAAAGCGGGGACCCATAACCACCTGCGTATCTGTTCAGAAGAGATGTTTTAACGACCGCGCTAAGACACGATGACAGGGAGTATGGGTCCCCGCTTTCGCGGGGACGACATTGAATGTGATTGCGCGCGCTTCTGCCTGCTAACGCCTCAGCCCTTCGTGATGCCGTCGATCTGCGCCATCTCGTCCGCCGTCAGCTTCCAGTTGATGGCCTTGGCGTTCTGCTCGATCTGTTCGGCGCTGGATGCGCCGGCGATCACGCTTGAGACCTGCGGCCGCGCCGCGAGCCATGAGAACGCCAGTTCGATCATCGTCTTGCCGTGCGCATTGGCGAAGTCCTGAAGCTTCGCGACGATGTCGAAGTTTCTGTCGGTCATGTAACGGTCACCGAGAGACGAGACCTTGCCGAAGCGCGAGTCGGCGGATGGCTTCTCGCCGCGCTTGTATTTGCCCGTCAGCAGGCTACTGGCCAGCGGGAAGAACGGCAGCAGGCCGAGATTGTAGGCCTGCGCCGCCGGCAACAGATCCTTTTCGATGTCGCGCACGATCAGGCTGTATTCGTCCTGACATGACACGAAGGCGTGGGTGTTGATGCCGCGCGCGGTGAACTGCGCTTCGGCGATGCGCCATGCCGGAAAGTTCGAGCAGCCGATGTAGCGTACCTTGCCCTGGCGGATCAGGTCTTCCAGCGCACGCAGCGTCTCTTCAATAGGCGTCAGTTCATCGAAGTCGTGTTGCTGGTAGAGATCGATGTAGTCGGTCTTCAGGCGGCGCAGGCTGTCTTCCACGGCATTCATGATGTAACGCCGCGATGCGCCCTGCTTGGTGCCGTCGTCGCTCATCGCCTTGGAATATTTCGTCGCCAGCACGATGTCCTTGCGGCGGTCGCCGAGCACCTGACCGAGCACGGTTTCCGAGCCGCCGCGCCCGGCATAGATGTCGGCGGTGTCAAACAACGTGATGCCGAGGTCGATGGCTTTGTGAATGATCTTGCGCGAGGTTTCGAGATCGCTGCGCTGGCCGAAGTTATTGCAGCCGATGCCGACGGCCGAGACGCGCAGGCCGGAGCCGCCGAGATTTCTGATTTCCATGATCTTATCCGTCAGGTTTGTTCGAATGCGGGAACGGTCGATGCCGCCGCTTCATCCGTACCTGACGGCTGCGCCGCAGGCGAGCGCAAAGCGCGCGCCGTCATGCGCCGCACCGCGTTTTCGGCGTCCCGCGCGATCTCCTTGCGGTTCGCGGTCATGCCGTAGCCGATGGGATCGCCCCAGCTCACCGTGACATCGACGGCGCCCGACGAAAACACGCCGAGCAGGTGCGGGATCAGATCGACATCGCCATACCACGCCACCTTGTCGCGCAGCGCGCGGCCGACCGGAACGCCGCCATAGCGCACATAGGCGAGCGACACCGGCTGCACGGTGACGCGGTCATGATGGGTGGAATCGCCGATGGCGTGATGCACCGAGCCGATCAGCGCGGAGCGAAACGGCAGGATGCGGATGCCGTCGCTTGACGTGCCTTCGGGAAACAGCACGACGGCGTCGCCGCCGAGCAGGCGGTCGCCCATTGCGCGTGCGGCATCGCCGGTCTTGTGGCGGCGTTCGCGTTCGACGAACACCGTGCGCTGCAGTTTCGCCAATTGGCCGAACAGCGGCCAGTTCGCGACTTCGGATTTGGCGACGAACACCACCGGGGCGATCGCACCGAGCACGATGATGTCGAGCCAGGATGCGTGGTTGGACAGGATCAGCGCCGGACTTTCGCGGGTGCGCTCGCCGATCTGCGTAATCCGGACGCCGATCACAGCGCAGGCGGCGCGATGAAACAGGTTCGGCACGATGCGCTGCAGTCGGGAATTGAGCAGGATGCCGGCGGCTTGAAACGGCAACAGCAGCAAGGCGATGAAGACCATGACGATGGTCACGTAGGCGGTGCGGATCATGATGACGTGTCGTGAGAGTGAAAAAGCCTGACGCGGCTGCGGGGAACCTGTCGAAAGATTATAGCGGGTCGGACGCTGCTGGCAAAAGCAGGTAAGATCGAGGCATGAGTGGAAAGCTGAGAGATTGGGCGCGTGCTCTCAAGCGCGATGTTCATGCGATCTACCTTGCCAGCCGCGATCCGCGCGTGCCCTGGTATGCGAAGGCATTGGCCGTGGCGGTGGCGGGATATGCGCTGTCGCCGATCGATCTCATTCCCGATTTTATTCCGGTTCTCGGTTATCTCGACGACGTCATTCTTGTGCCGCTGGGGATCGTGCTGGTTCTGCGGCTGATCCCGCCGCAGATCATGGCCGAGCATCGCGCCTCGGCGCTGGTGCAGCAGGATCGTCCGGTGAGCCGCATTGCTGCATTTGCAATCGTCTGCGTCTGGATGGTGTCCGCCGTGCTCGCGGGCTGGCTTGTGTACGGTCACGTCGCGGCATGAATGTCCCGCTGACTCTCCGGAAAAAATGCGGCCCCGGCCGGATGCAGCGCAGAGGGGATTTACGCGACCGGGGGCCGCCCGAACGCGCGATCGGTGACGGGGGCATATCGCGCGCCATCGTCAGGCTAGAGGTTGAGCATTACAGGGCTGTGACAGGGCGAGTTGTCCACAGGGCATCAGGTGAGTTACCGGATTGCGCTCAAAACCTGTGTCGTCTCCGCTTTCGCGGGGACAGTGCAGTTTGTTCTCGAAAGGTCATCCATGCCCATTGCCATCTCTCCCGCGCTTCAGCCGTTCCTGCTGCTCCTCGTGTCCAATGTCTTCATGACCTTCGCCTGGTACGGGCATTTGAAATACAAGGAACACTCGCTGCCGCTGGTTATCATGGTGAGCTGGGGCATCGCCTTTTTTGAATACTGCATCGCCGTGCCGGCCAACCGCTGGGGCAGCGCGGTCTATTCGGCGGCGCAGCTCAAGACCATGCAGGAAGTCATTACGCTGGTGGTGTTCGCCGGCTTCTCGGTGCTGTATCTGAAAGAGCCGCTCGGCTGGAATCACGCCCTCGGCTTCGCGTTCATCGCCGCCGGCGCGTTCTTTATTTTCCACAAATGGTCGTGAGCTGCGTCGCAACGCAGCCCGGCGGCTCCGCCGGGCTTTGGCCAAGCGCCTGCGTTGCGATCAAAAATCCTGCAACGAGGACGATCGCCAGCGTCAGAGTCGCTGAAACCACGACAAGCGGTGCTTTCATTCGTGTCTCTCCACCGCGCACGCCAACGCGAGGCCGCGGGATTCCATCTCGGTGCGCAGGGAGTAAGTGGCCTCAGCCGGCAATCGGCATGGCGGCCACGACCTTGATCGACAGCGCCGTGACAGTGACGAGCAGGCATACTGACAGCGACGCCACCGCGAGCGAGGCGGCGAGGGCGTTCGACAATCGGGCCGACGCAATGCGCGCGGACCGCAGTCCGAAACCAATTCCTGAAACCGGCGACCGGATCATGGTCGTGAATCCTCAAATCGGGCGGCGAATCACCGCTGCCCGGAATCTCTCAGGAATCGCTGTCAACATTGCGGCGCACGCGCGTCAAACGTGGCGGAAACGAGGCGAGTTGAGCAAAATCAGCGGGTTATGCCCGCTATCCCGGCTGGAATCGGCGCGTTTCAGGCCTCGGCCGTGAGGCCGGTCTCGGTCCCCGGGGCGGTTTCGGGAGCCGCCACTTCGGCGGGTTTCCACGCCATCGAGACGAAGCGCGGCTCCTGTTCGATCCGCTTCAGCCAGGCACGCACCGACGGATAGCCGGAGAGATCGAAGTCGCACTGGTTGGCGACGTGGGTGTAGCCGTACATCGCGATGTCCGCGACGGTGAGATGTCCCGCCGCGAAATAGTCGTGGGTCTTGAGGTGATTTTCCATCACCCGCAGCGCGGCGTAGCCACGCTCCATCCAGTCTTCCAGCGAATGGGTCTGCAGATCGCGGCCGCCGCGCACCAGCACCAGCCAGAAATACGCGGCGCCGACGCTCGGCTCCAGCGCATGCTGTTCGAAGAACATCCATTGCAGCGCCTGCGCGCGATCGATGCGATCTTCCGGCGCGAGCGACGTGCCGATGGCGACGTACCAGAGGATCGCGTTGGACTCCGCAAGGTAACGGCCGTCAGCCACTTCCAGCAGCGGCACCTGTCCGCTGGGATTGCGCGCGAGAAATTCCGGCGTGCGGCTTTCGCCGCGCAAGATGTCGACCTCGATGGCCTTGTAGGGCGCGTTCAACAGCGCCAGCGCAAGGCGAACCTTGTAGCTGTTGCCGGAACGTTGCATCGAGTAAAGTTTGTACATGCGGGCTTTCGAAAAATACCGTCCAGAATAATTGCCAGTGACCAGCGGCGCGAGCGGAGTGCCGTCCGGCCGACCCTCAGGCCGGTGTAACAATGAGGTTCCGGGCCGCGTGCCGCAAGGCCTCCGCGTTAGAAAAAGTCAAATCGATCACAGCCATGCGGTCGGAGGCGATTTTATTCTGCGGTGCACATGATCGCGCGTCAATTTCGCGCAAAACGCCGTGAGGAAAATCCGGAAATCCGTGATCGTCAGGACTTGTTCGCAACTGCGTCAAGATCGAGATAGCGCATGCGCTTCGCCTCGCGGCGGCCCTGCGCGATGGCTTCGAGCACAAGGCCGATGGCGAAGGAGAGGAAGCCGAGTTGCGCGATGGCGGCGGCGAGAATCGCGGTCGGAAACCGCGGTACCAATCCCGTTTCCAGATAGGTGACGATCAGCGGCGCGCCGAGACCGGCGCAGATGATCAGCAGCATGGCGCCGATCGCGCTGAAGAAACGCAGCGGCCGGGTTTCCTTGTAGAGCTTGATCAGCGTCAGCAGGATGCGGGTGCCGTCGCGATAGGTCCGCAGCTTGCTCTGCGATCCTTCCGGCCGCGTCGCATAGGGCAACGGCATTTCACCGGTGGCGATCTTGAGATCGAGCGCGTGGACCGACAACTCCGCCTCGATTTCGAATCCGCTCGAGGTGACCGGAAACGATTTCGCGAAGCGCCGCGACAGCACGCGGTAGCCTGAGAGAATATCGGTAAAGCCGTCGCCGAACATATGCGCGAGGATGCGGTTGAAAAGCTGATTGCCGAAACGATGACCGCGCGGGAACGCGCCGTCGCCGCCGTTGCGGGTGCCGACCATCATGTCGAGGTTGCGTGTCACCAGCGCCTCGATCAGCGCGCCGGCCGCGGTCGGATCGTAGGTCGCGTCGCCGTCGGCGAGAATGTAGATGTCGGCATCGATGTCAGCCAGCATGCGGCGGACGACGTTGCCCTTGCCCTGAAGCATTTCGCGCCGGACGATGGCGCCGGCCGCGACAGCGGCCTCATAGGTGCCGTCGGTGGAATTGTTGTCGTAGACGTAGATCCGCGCGCCGGGCAGCGCGCGCTTGAAACCGTCGATCACGCGACCGATGGCGGCTTCCTCGTTGTAGCAGGGCAGCAGCACGGCGATGGAGCGATTGCGCACCAGCGCGCTGTGCGGAAACAGGTCGTCGATTTCGTCGCGAACGCGATCAAGCTTTGACAAGGCGGCTGCTCCCGATTGTCTGGATGCCGAGGTCGCTCGCCGCGCGCCGCAGCGTCATGGCGTAGAGCGCGAGCATGACGATGAGGCCGAGCGGAATGCCGCTCAGTCCGGCGATGCTGCGGGTGAGAAATGGCACGGCCCAGGCCAGCGCCAGCAAGGACAACTCATAAGGATGAAAGCCGCGCGTCAGTCCGTGACGGACGAGAAACGCAATCGCGATGCCGAGCACCACCATGTCGTAGTCCAGCACGTAGGGCGTCGCGAGGAGGCAGGCGACCGCGAGCGCCGCGGCCTTGAGTTCGAACGCCGCCTGCGAGCGCCACAGCCAGACGATGGATGCGGCGAGCGCCAGCGCCAGTGCGCCCTGCGCGGCATAGGCGGCATCGATGCTGCCGCCCCACATCCGCACCGCCGAGAACAGCGACTGGATTTTCTCCCAGCCGGTGCCGCCGGCTTCCAGCACCACTGTTCGGGTGAAGGTCGCGGAAGCGGCGAAGGCGTGCCACACGCTCATGCCGAATAGCAACGTCGATGCGACGATCAGCGCCGCCACGGTGGCGGTGGCGCTCAGGATCGTGGTCCAGCGTCCGGTCGCGAGCAGCACGAGCGGAATCAGGAGTCCGAACTGCGGCTTGTACGACAGCAGGCCGAGCAGCACACCGGCCAGCACCGGCCGCCGGTCCAGCAAGGTGAGGAAGCCGCCAAGCAGCGCCGCGGTGAAAAACGCATTCTGGCCGTGACCGATATTGACGAACACGGCGGGGAACGCCGCTGTCGCAAGCCACGTCTCGCGCCGTGGCACGATGGCATAGACCGCCGCCATGAAAGCCGGGAGCGAGACCGCGAGCCAGCACGCGAGCGCGAGCGCGTAGGGCATCAGCGCCAGCAGTGCGGCGACCATCAGGAAGAACGGCGGATAGTGCCAGCCGAAGAAGGGGACGTCGCGGCCTTCGAACACGGCGATCTCGGCGGCATGCTGAAGCTGTGGATCGTAGGCGTCGGGCGCCTTGCCCGACAGCGTCAGGACACCGGCGGCATAGACGTTGGAGAAATCGGTTCCGATCGGCTTGCCGTTGCGGTCGATGAAATGATTCGAGGTCGCAAGCAGGCCGATCAGGCCGGCCAGCGAAATGGCGAGCACCAGCAGGCAATAGCCGCGGATACGGCCTGGCGTGAGCCAGCTTCCGGTCCGCAGGTCTTGCCAGATATGGCTCATTTTCTCGCCAGAATTTACGAATGTTGCAGGGAGCGCCTTGGGCAGATTCTTGGGCGCATCGACCCTAGGCGGCGCGCTTTAAGGTTTCCTTAGTCCGGCGTGCAATTTCGTGTGTTTCCGGCAAAGTTTCTTGCGATGCAGCGTCGCCCGTTTTAGGGTGCCCCGCCCCGCTAAATCCGCGAATCCGGGCCTTCGCGACCCTTCAGCATCCTTTAGGAGAATATGATGCCGTTTCTGTCCGCTGCGCTTGACCGTGTGAAGCCGTCCGCGACCATCGCGGTCACGGATAAAGCACGTCAGCTCAAAGCCGCGGGCCGCAATGTCATCGGCCTCGGCGCCGGCGAGCCGGATTTCGACACGCCCGCCAACATCAAGCTGGCGGCGATCCACGCCATCGAAGCCGGCAAGACCAAGTACACCGCGGTGGACGGCATTCCCGAACTGAAAGAGGCGATCATCGCCAAGTTTCAGCGCGAGAATGGCCTGACCTACAAGCCGAACCAGATCACGGTCGGCACCGGCGGCAAGCAGGTGCTGTACAACGCGCTGATGGCGACGCTCAATCAGGGCGACGAGGTCATCATCCCGGCGCCGTACTGGGTGAGCTATCCGGAAATGGTGGCGCTGGCCGGCGGCGTGTCCGTGCCTGTGGTCTGCACCGCGGAGTTCGGTTTCAAGCTGCAGCCCGCCGCGCTGGAAGCTGCGATCACGCCGAAGACCAAGTGGATCATCCTGTGCTCGCCGTCGAACCCGACCGGCTCCGCCTATAAGCGCGCGGAGTTGAAGGCGCTCACCGACGTGCTGCTGAAGCATCCGCATGTCTGGGTGATGACCGACGACATGTACGAACATCTCGTCTACGACGACTTCGAGTTCACCACGCCGGCGCAGGTCGAGCCGCAACTGTTCGACCGCACGCTGACGGTGAACGGCGTGTCGAAAGCCTATTGCATGACCGGCTGGCGCATCGGCTATGCGGGCGGCCCGCAGCCGCTGATCTCGGCGATGGCGACCATCCAGTCGCAGTCGACCTCGAACCCGTCGTCGATTTCGCAGTGGGCTGCGGTCGAGGCGCTCAACGGGACGCAGGAGTTCATTCCGGCGAACAACAAGGTGTTTAAGGAGCGCCGCGATCTGGTCGTCGCCATGCTGAATCAGGCGACCGGCATCTCATGCCCGCGGCCGGAAGGTGCGTTCTATGTCTATCCGTCGTGCGCGGGCACCATGGGCAAGACCGCGCCGTCGGGCAAAAAGCTCGCGACCGATGAAGATTTCGTGACCGAGCTTCTGGAGACTGAAGGCGTCGCGGTGGTGCAGGGGTCCGCATTCGGCCTCGGCCCGGCGTTTCGCATCTCCTACGCGACGAAAACCTCGGATCTCGAGGAAGCCTGCAAGCGCATCCAGCGCTTCTGCGGCAATTTGCGATAACGCAGCACCACAAAAGCAACACTGCCGAAACAATGTCGGCAGTTTGATATCAAATAAGGGAAGCGCCATGTTTTTGACACGGCGCTTCCCTTTTGTCCGGCCGCCAATCAAACTTGCAATCTGGAGTTCTAATTCATGCGTCTTTCATCCCTCCTCGGTGTCGCGGTCGCGGCACTCGTCGCCTCGGTCGCTACGGCGAATGCACAGCAGCAGCAGGGCGTGCGCGTCGGCGTGCTCGAATGCAGCGGCGGCCAGAACGTCGGCATGGTGATCACATCCGCGACCACGCTTGAATGCGTCTTCCGCAGCGAAGGCCGCCGGCCGGAGCCTTATCTGGCGCATGTCAGCCGCTTCGGCATCGATCTCGGCGTCACCGCGAACACCGGCCTTGCCTGGGCCGTGCATGCGCCAACCCGGCGCGTTGGCCCCGGCGACCTCGCTGGTAACTATGGTGGCGTGGGCGGCAACGTCTCGTTCGGCGTCGGAGGCGGCGGCAACCTGCTGTGGGGTGGTTCGCAGAATTCCTTCGCGCTTCAGCCGCTCAGCCTGCAGGGCCAGACCGGCGTGAACGTGACGGGCGGCGTCGTCGGCCTCGACCTCGAGCCGGTCGCCTACAAGAAGAAGCGTCGCCATCGCGGTTGAGTTAACAAAACGGAATGAAAAAGGCCCGCTGATGCGGGCCTTTTTTGTGACTCTTTAAGTGCTGTCGACGGGCGGCAATTGAACATTGGCCGATGGTATGACTAGATGCGGCGACTTTTCACATCATCAGTTCTGTTTGCGCCATTCAGCCGGAGATATCTCATGCGCCGCCTTTCGACTTTCCTGACCGTTGCCTCGACAGCCCTGATTGCGACGGCTGTTCTTGCTCATGCGCAGTCAGGACGCACCCAGGTCGGCGTGCTGGAGTGCCGCGGCGGTCCGAATGTCGGCATGATCGTCGGCTCGGTCACCAATCTCGGCTGCGTCTTCCGTTCGCAGGGCCGTCCGGATGATCTCTACACCGCGCGCATCACCAAGATCGGCGTCGATCTCGGCATCACCACCGAGACGGCATTGTCATGGGCCGTGTTCGCGCCCACCGTGCAACTCGGCTCGGGTGACCTGGCCGGTAATTACGCCGGCGTGAACGCCAGCGCCGCCGTCGGCGTCGGACTCGGCGCCAACGCCATGATCGGCGGCTCGCAGAACTCGTTCGCCTTGCAGCCGCTCAGCGTGCAGGGCCAGACCGGATTGAGTGTGGCGGGAGGCGTGCAGAGCCTGGAACTGCGTCCCGGCCGCTTCTGATTTCCGCACGAAATATTTTTGCAAAGGCCCGTCGTCATGGCGGGCCTTTTGTTTTCGATAATGTCTGCAACGGGTCAGCAACTTTAGGTGATCGGAGGATGCTGCGCAGCGGCATGTTTCCCGCTTGCCAACCGCGCCGCGCCTTGAGACGATCACCCTGCCGACCCGCGTGAGCGCATTCCGCAGAAGTGGGCTTGGCGCGAGCGGAATGCGCGCAACATTGAAGTAAGAGTGTTCCGGCGGCGACCGGATTCCACCTCGGGTCAAACCCATGGGGCTTGCCCAAGGACATGCTTCGCCGGAACTTGCTCGATGCGGGCCGTGCTCCAGACAGGAGACGGCAAATGGGACAAGACAACCTGAGAAGTCCCCGTGGTCCCCGGTGCATCGCGCTGGTGGGCCCATTTCAGAGTGGCAAGACCACGTTACTTGAAGCGATCCTGGCCCGAACCGGGGCCATTCCCAAAGCAGGCACCATCGAGGCATGCAACACCGTCGGGGATTCCTCTCCGCAGGCGCGGCACCATCGCATGAGCGTCGGTCTGACTGCCGCGACCACGACCTTCATGGGCGACAGCTACACCTTTATCGATTGTCCTGGCTCCGTCGAATTCGCGCACGACATGCGCGCGGCGCTGCCGGCGGTCGACGCCGCCGTCATCGTGTGCGAAGCCGACGAGCGCAAGCTGCCGCAGTTGCAGCTGATCATGCGCGAGCTGGAAGACCTCGGCATTCCGCGCTTTCTGTTTCTGAACAAGATCGACAAGGCGAACAAGCGCATCCGCGAAACGCTGGCGACGTTGCAGCCGGCGTCACGCACGCCGCTGGTGCTGCGGCAGATTCCGATCTGGAAGGGCGATCTCATCGCCGGTTTCGTCGATCTCGCGCTGGAGCGCGCCTTTGTCTATCGCGAGCACATGCCGTCCGAGGTGATCGAGCTTGAGGCTGGCGATCTCGACCGTGAAAAGGAAGCCAGGCTCACGATGCTGGAGAAACTCGCCGATCACGACGACCGGCTGCTCGAACAGTTGCTGGAAGACATCCCGCCGCCGCGCGATGAGGTGTTCGACGATCTCGCCAGCGAATTGCGCGAAGGCCAGATATGCCCGGTGCTGCTCGGCTGCGCGACGCGCGAGAACGGCGTGCTGCGGTTGCTGAAGGCCTTGCGTCATGAAGCGCCCGATGTCGCCGCAACGGCGGAACGGCTCGGCGTCTCCAACGAGACCACAGCGCTCGCCTACGTCATGAAGACCACGCATCTTCAGCACGGCGGCAAGCTGTCGCTGACGCGGATCCTGCGCGGTCATATCGCCGACGGCGACACCGTGCAGTCCTCAGGTGGCGGCGCTGGCCGCATTTCGGGAATTGTTGCGCCGAATGTCGGCAGTGACACCAAGCGTGCATCGGCCGCTGCGGGCGAAACGGTCTCGCTCGGCAAGCTGGATGCGGTGAAGACCGGCGATACGCTGACGACGGGCAAGACCGTGCCTGAAGCGCTGGTGGACGTTGTGCCGACCGCGCCCGTGCTGGCGACGGCGCTCGCAGCAACGGATCGCAAGGACGACGTCAAGCTCGGCCAGGCTCTGACGCGCCTTGTCGAGGAAGATCCGTCGCTGAGCGTGGTCCACAATCAGCTCACCCACCAGATGGTGCTGTGGGGGCAGGGCGAGATGCATCTGCGCGTCGCGGTCGAACGGTTGCAGGACCGCTTCGGCGTCAGCGTGAAGCAGCACGCGCCGCCGGTGGGTTATCAGGAGACCATCCGCAAGACGATCACCCAGCGCGGGCGTCACAAAAAGCAATCCGGCGGCCACGGCCAGTTCGGCGATGTGGTGCTGGCCATCAAACCGCTGCCGCGCGGCAGCGGTTTTGTGTTCATCGAGAAGATCGTCGGGGGCGCGGTGCCGAAGAATTATATCGGCGCGGTCGAGGAGGGCGCCGGCGACGGTCTTGCGCGCGGGCCGCTCGGCTTCCCGGTGATCGATGTGGAAGTCACGCTGACGGACGGCTCCTATCACAGTGTCGACTCGTCCGATCAGGCGTTCCGGACTGCGGCGCGGATCGGCGTCACCGAAGCCTTGCCGCAATGCGCGCCGGTGCTGCTCGAGCCGATCCATGTGGTCGAGATCGTCTGCCCGACCGACGCAACCGCGAAGATCAACTCGATCCTCTCCGGACGGCGGGGCCAGATTCTCGGCTTTGACACCCGCGAAGGGTGGACCGGCTGGGATCTGGTGCGGGCGATGATGCCCGAAGCGGAGATCGGCGATCTGATCGTGGAGGTTCGTTCCGCAACGGCCGGTGCGGGCGGCTTCACCCGGCAGTTCGACCACATGTCCGAAGTGACCGGCCGCGCGGCGGACCAGATCATTGCCGCTCATCGCGCGGCGGCGTAGGCCTGTCCCCAACACTTGCGACAAAGGCCCGCCCTTGCGGGCCTTTTTTTTGACGCGGGCGGACTTCCCCGACTCGGCATCGTTGGCGACAATGGCGCAGGGGGACATCGATGCTGGACTCACGCGCGAACATCGCACTGGCTTGCCTGCTGAGCAGCCTCGCCGGATTTGTCGATGCCATCGGCTTTATCCATCTCGGCGGGCTGTTCGTCTCCTTCATGAGCGGCAACTCGACACGGCTCGGCGTGAGCTTGCAGGAGGGGCACTGGCGTGAAGCGCTTGAAACGGTGGGGCTGATCGCCTTGTTCGTCGCCGGCGCGGGCGCGGGAAACCTGATCGTGCTGGGCCGGGCCTCGTATCGGC is from Afipia massiliensis and encodes:
- a CDS encoding pyridoxal phosphate-dependent aminotransferase — translated: MPFLSAALDRVKPSATIAVTDKARQLKAAGRNVIGLGAGEPDFDTPANIKLAAIHAIEAGKTKYTAVDGIPELKEAIIAKFQRENGLTYKPNQITVGTGGKQVLYNALMATLNQGDEVIIPAPYWVSYPEMVALAGGVSVPVVCTAEFGFKLQPAALEAAITPKTKWIILCSPSNPTGSAYKRAELKALTDVLLKHPHVWVMTDDMYEHLVYDDFEFTTPAQVEPQLFDRTLTVNGVSKAYCMTGWRIGYAGGPQPLISAMATIQSQSTSNPSSISQWAAVEALNGTQEFIPANNKVFKERRDLVVAMLNQATGISCPRPEGAFYVYPSCAGTMGKTAPSGKKLATDEDFVTELLETEGVAVVQGSAFGLGPAFRISYATKTSDLEEACKRIQRFCGNLR
- a CDS encoding DUF992 domain-containing protein, which produces MRLSSLLGVAVAALVASVATANAQQQQGVRVGVLECSGGQNVGMVITSATTLECVFRSEGRRPEPYLAHVSRFGIDLGVTANTGLAWAVHAPTRRVGPGDLAGNYGGVGGNVSFGVGGGGNLLWGGSQNSFALQPLSLQGQTGVNVTGGVVGLDLEPVAYKKKRRHRG
- a CDS encoding DUF992 domain-containing protein → MRRLSTFLTVASTALIATAVLAHAQSGRTQVGVLECRGGPNVGMIVGSVTNLGCVFRSQGRPDDLYTARITKIGVDLGITTETALSWAVFAPTVQLGSGDLAGNYAGVNASAAVGVGLGANAMIGGSQNSFALQPLSVQGQTGLSVAGGVQSLELRPGRF
- a CDS encoding elongation factor G, whose product is MGQDNLRSPRGPRCIALVGPFQSGKTTLLEAILARTGAIPKAGTIEACNTVGDSSPQARHHRMSVGLTAATTTFMGDSYTFIDCPGSVEFAHDMRAALPAVDAAVIVCEADERKLPQLQLIMRELEDLGIPRFLFLNKIDKANKRIRETLATLQPASRTPLVLRQIPIWKGDLIAGFVDLALERAFVYREHMPSEVIELEAGDLDREKEARLTMLEKLADHDDRLLEQLLEDIPPPRDEVFDDLASELREGQICPVLLGCATRENGVLRLLKALRHEAPDVAATAERLGVSNETTALAYVMKTTHLQHGGKLSLTRILRGHIADGDTVQSSGGGAGRISGIVAPNVGSDTKRASAAAGETVSLGKLDAVKTGDTLTTGKTVPEALVDVVPTAPVLATALAATDRKDDVKLGQALTRLVEEDPSLSVVHNQLTHQMVLWGQGEMHLRVAVERLQDRFGVSVKQHAPPVGYQETIRKTITQRGRHKKQSGGHGQFGDVVLAIKPLPRGSGFVFIEKIVGGAVPKNYIGAVEEGAGDGLARGPLGFPVIDVEVTLTDGSYHSVDSSDQAFRTAARIGVTEALPQCAPVLLEPIHVVEIVCPTDATAKINSILSGRRGQILGFDTREGWTGWDLVRAMMPEAEIGDLIVEVRSATAGAGGFTRQFDHMSEVTGRAADQIIAAHRAAA